In one window of Lepus europaeus isolate LE1 chromosome 14, mLepTim1.pri, whole genome shotgun sequence DNA:
- the ASCL5 gene encoding achaete-scute homolog 5 produces the protein MNNNFCHALVDRRPMGAPTCMQLGVVPPPPQAPLPPTDPLGPAPFLLYPGPAEPPYCDAYAGVFPYVPFPGAFGVYDYPFEPAFIQKRNERERQRVKCVNEGYARLRGHLPGALAEKRLSKVETLRAAIRYIKHLQELLSAAPDGPARAPPQPADTSRFSSSPFLENEESSQ, from the coding sequence ATGAACAACAACTTCTGCCACGCCCTGGTGGACCGGAGGCCCATGGGGGCCCCCACCTGCATGCAGCTGGGTGTCgtgcccccgcccccgcaggcgcccctgccccccaccgaTCCCCTGGGCCCCGCGCCCTTCCTGCTGTACCCGGGCCCCGCGGAGCCGCCCTATTGCGACGCCTACGCGGGAGTGTTCCCCTACGTGCCCTTCCCCGGGGCCTTCGGGGTCTACGACTACCCCTTCGAGCCCGCCTTCATCCAGAAGCGCAACGAGCGCGAGCGGCAGCGGGTCAAGTGCGTCAACGAGGGTTACGCGCGCCTGCGCGGGCACCTGCCGGGCGCCCTGGCCGAGAAGCGGCTGAGCAAGGTGGAGACGCTGCGCGCCGCCATCCGCTACATCAAgcacctgcaggagctgctgagcGCCGCGCCCGACGGCCCGGCCCGCGCGCCGCCCCAGCCGGCCGACACCTCCCGCTTCTCCTCCTCGCCTTTCTTAGAGAACGAGGAATCCAGCCAGTGA